From Haliotis asinina isolate JCU_RB_2024 chromosome 8, JCU_Hal_asi_v2, whole genome shotgun sequence, a single genomic window includes:
- the LOC137294306 gene encoding probable G-protein coupled receptor frpr-1: MSPHQQQFTIEINISNGQEEEISDSEINLSGETVYRIIAWVLTVIATCGVFGNTLGAAVLHRMQKTNGNIRLLKYLSLVDTVLLILVFFGVILFELNSTIHAIFYPYAYLLAMTVYTFEIYLTVLIAIQRCIAITLPFKYESLMRASVINTILGCIALFSVAFNVPLWLAYWPEPYWDTELNMQLFHTNPATSPLGKEGFTAYVGPVMLVFRCVIPLIILVTCNMVLVISRRRMNSGNPQSSDRGSVKLTMLVLAITSMSVLTHVVSAVDLLLFALDFNLLNNLIITRIAQLLIVINSSTNFIFNYVFGNTFLENLKSCFRSHVRAQN, encoded by the coding sequence ATGAGTCCTCATCAGCAACAGTTCACTattgaaataaacatatcaaaCGGTCAGGAAGAGGAAATCAGTGACAGTGAGATAAATTTAAGTGGAGAAACCGTGTATAGAATTATCGCTTGGGTGTTGACAGTTATAGCCACTTGTGGTGTGTTTGGGAATACTCTTGGAGCAGCTGTTCTACATCGTATGCAGAAGACAAACGGCAATATCCGGCTTCTGAAGTATCTGTCACTCGTCGATACCGTCCTGCTTATTCTTGTTTTCTTCGGAGTAATACTGTTTGAACTGAACAGCACGATACACGCAATTTTCTATCCTTATGCGTACCTACTGGCAATGACCGTCTACACATTTGAAATTTACCTCACAGTACTCATAGCGATCCAACGATGCATAGCGATAACTTTACCATTCAAGTATGAATCCCTCATGCGTGCGTCTGTCATCAACACGATACTTGGGTGCATAGCTCTGTTCAGTGTTGCATTCAATGTTCCTCTGTGGCTAGCATATTGGCCAGAACCCTATTGGGATACCGaattaaacatgcagctgtttcATACAAATCCAGCGACTTCCCCTCTCGGAAAAGAAGGTTTTACTGCGTATGTTGGTCCTGTGATGTTGGTGTTTCGATGTGTAATTCCTTTGATAATACTGGTAACTTGCAACATGGTTCTGGTGATCTCAAGACGAAGAATGAATAGTGGAAATCCCCAGTCATCTGACAGAGGGAGTGTCAAGTTGACCATGTTGGTCCTGGCCATTACAAGCATGTCTGTGCTCACCCATGTTGTCTCTGCAGTAGATCTGCTATTATTTGCTTTGGACTTCAATCTACTAAACAATCTAATTATCACAAGGATCGCCCAACTTTTGATTGTTATCAATTCTTCAACCAACTTTATATTCAATTACGTGTTTGGGAACACCTTTCTAGAAAATTTAAAATCATGCTTTAGATCACATGTCCGAGCACAGAATTGA
- the LOC137294304 gene encoding DNA repair protein RAD51 homolog 2-like gives MITDEARTMSLHARDEDVLSRSTLELLKLTGCGYPTVTDIIDQCCQACIPPVVTGLQLLQVRRESQSAFRPTTLADLDKVLHGGLPAGTVTEIAGPSGCGKTQFSIMLSVLSAMSGDSDTSVVYIDTEGAFSAGRLVEVARSKFPSHFQSDQDIVDLASRVHVDSIQSCISLMKRKALSERSLPPVHTEVPPITFDETTLPSLDNFYSSGTDSTISVYEYEHAQDTWEKLGCHTLGYPHDLYLRTDVLLLADLFRRSVRV, from the exons atgattacggacgagGCGAGGACTATGTCATTACATGCCAGAGATGAG gATGTGTTGTCACGATCGACACTGGAGTTGCTGAAACTAACAGGATGTGGCTACCCCACAGTTACGGACATCATCGACCAGTGCTGCCAGGCTTGCATACCCCCAGTTGTCACG GGGCTTCAACTACTGCAAGTCCGCCGTGAGAGCCAATCTGCTTTTCGTCCTACAACTTTAGCCGACCTAGACAAGGTCCTACATGGAGGACTGCCAGCAGGAACTGTCACAGAG ATCGCTGGGCCTTCAGGCTGTGGGAAGACCCAGTTCAGCATAATGTTAAGCGTCCTTTCGGCCATGTCGGGGGATTCAGACACATCAGTGGTCTACATTGACACAGAAGGGGCTTTTAGTGCTGGGAG actGGTAGAAGTGGCAAGATCGAAATTCCCATCACATTTTCAAAGTGATCAGGACATTGTGGATCTTGCAAGTCGGGTTCATGTTGACTCCATTCAGTCATGCATCAGTCTGATGAAAAG GAAAGCTTTGTCGGAGAGATCATTGCCACCGGTCCATACCGAGGTGCCGCCCATAAC GTTCGACGAGACGACACTACCTTCCCTCGACAACTTTTACAGCAGCGGAACAGACTCCACCATCTCCGTGTACGAGTACGAGCATGCCCAGGACACGTGGGAAAAATTGGGCTGTCATACCCTAGGCTATCCTCACGACCTGTATTTAAGAACGGATGTGCTCCTGCTGGCCGACTTGTTCAGACGTTCTGTACGTGTCTGA